A part of Bacteroidia bacterium genomic DNA contains:
- a CDS encoding ATP-binding protein: MKSAIKEIDNHPKVRLTILLGFILALTAVASMSFFAYNNVKDLAFSLQIAINPDTFYNELGRLEKSLIKSNESVKNYAFTREPATLSSYELENDAILLKLKNLDRFTVGNTNQSEAIHVINDLILGLMNINDSIIYLGDEKGEVIKMFTDFTQDQIQELSKKDFKEESLISAVPEIKPRPQVQTKEEEVTETEDTSEETKKTKRNWISFRTKSRKKKIITEEPPVKLPEPDTIIIYDSITYKPKFNTEVIPAKEIEKLKATTDDKISEVAFRQSILTDSIIELTERGNLQMTRIRVEFEKLNKAKEIEKGNIVVDAGVLVDKTLFQLKVFGSVLIFVFALLLGVIYADMNHNHRLQAGLVKEKARAEKLGKAKEEFLANMSHEIRTPMNAVIGFAEQMAETPLTYDQRKFLNPIRNSAKYLLGLINDILDYSKIESGNFRLETIGFRPTQVIESVKDTFSHSAASKGISLICETQGDLPEVVKGDPLRVKQMLFNLVSNAIKFTLEGEVRLTVSAGDITSGQKILKFEVADTGVGIPQKSMDKIFMDFEQADNTTTRKYGGTGLGLSITKKLAEMMNGEIAVTSEEGIGTKVLLSIPFTQGTEADLVETITAKARQTGLLTGKKALIADDEPYNRLLIKTIMDKWGVLADVVENGKEVMFHLDRSPAYDFILMDLQMPEMDGFETSSNIRNQLRLQLPILALTATATPSEIQTIESNGMNGYLLKPFDQSELYGRLVSLLGLNGNDMSVESNKNQPEEPSFSPTGQNTYNLDQLFHLANQDKTFVVSMLNIFISNATSNLEKLTKGASAADWDTVSMSAHKMIPPSRHLGLDGIVEKLKAIELDTQSRSNLEKIPGDVESVSKEIEEVLVEIRKDVERLSS, translated from the coding sequence ATGAAATCTGCAATAAAGGAAATAGACAACCATCCCAAAGTAAGGCTCACGATCCTGTTGGGGTTTATTCTTGCACTTACTGCTGTGGCGAGCATGAGTTTTTTTGCCTATAACAATGTAAAAGACCTTGCATTCAGCCTTCAAATCGCCATTAACCCGGATACTTTCTACAATGAACTGGGCCGCCTGGAAAAATCGCTGATTAAAAGCAACGAGAGTGTTAAAAACTACGCATTCACCCGCGAACCGGCAACTCTGAGCAGCTATGAACTGGAAAATGATGCCATTCTATTAAAACTCAAAAATCTGGATAGATTCACTGTTGGGAATACGAATCAGTCAGAAGCGATTCATGTTATCAATGACCTGATTCTGGGACTTATGAACATCAATGACTCCATCATTTACCTTGGCGACGAAAAGGGAGAGGTTATCAAGATGTTTACTGATTTTACTCAAGATCAGATTCAGGAACTTTCCAAAAAAGATTTTAAGGAAGAGTCTTTGATTTCTGCTGTGCCTGAAATCAAACCCAGACCTCAGGTTCAAACAAAAGAAGAGGAAGTTACTGAAACCGAGGATACATCTGAAGAAACCAAAAAGACAAAACGAAACTGGATTTCTTTCCGGACCAAAAGCCGGAAGAAAAAAATTATAACGGAGGAGCCGCCCGTCAAACTGCCAGAGCCAGATACGATCATTATCTATGACTCCATTACCTACAAGCCCAAATTTAATACAGAGGTTATCCCCGCCAAAGAGATTGAAAAACTCAAGGCAACTACAGATGATAAGATCAGTGAAGTAGCTTTCAGGCAGAGTATTTTAACGGACAGCATTATTGAACTTACGGAAAGGGGGAACTTACAAATGACCCGTATCAGGGTTGAGTTTGAGAAACTCAACAAAGCAAAGGAAATAGAAAAAGGAAATATCGTGGTTGATGCTGGTGTATTAGTTGACAAAACACTTTTCCAACTGAAAGTTTTTGGATCTGTCCTGATTTTTGTTTTTGCGCTTTTGCTGGGGGTCATTTATGCAGACATGAACCACAATCACCGGCTTCAGGCAGGACTGGTAAAGGAAAAAGCACGCGCAGAAAAACTGGGAAAGGCCAAAGAAGAGTTTCTCGCCAATATGAGCCATGAAATTCGCACGCCCATGAATGCAGTCATTGGTTTTGCAGAACAGATGGCGGAGACGCCACTTACCTATGACCAAAGGAAATTTTTAAATCCTATCCGCAATTCTGCCAAATACCTGCTGGGCCTGATCAACGATATCCTCGACTACTCCAAAATTGAGTCAGGAAATTTTCGACTTGAAACCATTGGATTTCGCCCCACGCAGGTAATCGAATCTGTAAAAGATACATTTTCTCATAGCGCAGCGTCAAAAGGCATATCGCTGATTTGCGAAACTCAAGGAGATCTTCCTGAAGTAGTGAAGGGTGATCCTCTTCGCGTAAAGCAAATGCTGTTTAATCTTGTCAGCAATGCGATCAAATTTACCCTCGAAGGCGAAGTGCGGCTTACTGTTTCTGCCGGAGATATAACCAGTGGTCAGAAAATATTAAAATTTGAGGTTGCAGACACCGGTGTGGGTATTCCGCAGAAAAGTATGGATAAAATTTTTATGGATTTTGAACAGGCTGACAATACAACCACCCGCAAATATGGCGGCACAGGCCTGGGACTTTCCATCACCAAAAAGCTGGCGGAAATGATGAATGGGGAAATAGCTGTTACCAGTGAAGAAGGCATTGGTACAAAAGTCTTGTTGAGCATTCCATTTACCCAGGGTACGGAAGCAGATCTCGTGGAAACTATCACAGCCAAAGCCCGGCAAACGGGTCTCTTAACCGGTAAAAAGGCGCTGATTGCGGACGATGAGCCCTACAACCGGCTGCTGATCAAAACCATTATGGACAAATGGGGCGTACTGGCAGATGTCGTCGAAAATGGCAAAGAGGTAATGTTTCATCTCGACAGAAGTCCAGCCTATGACTTTATCCTGATGGACCTTCAAATGCCTGAAATGGATGGATTTGAGACTTCCTCAAACATTAGAAACCAGCTGAGGTTACAACTCCCTATTCTGGCGCTTACCGCTACCGCAACTCCTTCCGAAATTCAAACCATTGAGAGCAATGGAATGAATGGCTACCTTCTCAAACCTTTTGATCAAAGTGAACTTTATGGCCGGCTTGTTAGTTTATTGGGTCTTAACGGAAACGATATGTCTGTAGAGAGCAATAAAAACCAACCCGAAGAGCCGTCTTTTTCCCCAACAGGGCAAAACACCTACAACCTCGACCAACTGTTTCACCTCGCCAACCAGGACAAAACTTTTGTGGTGAGCATGCTCAATATTTTTATTTCCAATGCGACCAGCAATCTGGAAAAGCTGACTAAGGGTGCGTCAGCCGCAGACTGGGACACCGTAAGTATGTCTGCTCATAAAATGATCCCACCAAGCCGTCACCTGGGGCTGGATGGGATCGTGGAGAAGTTAAAAGCCATCGAACTCGATACCCAGAGTCGCAGCAATCTGGAAAAAATCCCCGGCGACGTGGAATCAGTTTCGAAAGAGATCGAAGAGGTACTCGTTGAGATCCGAAAGGATGTGGAGCGGTTGAGTAGTTAA